A genomic region of Drosophila kikkawai strain 14028-0561.14 chromosome X, DkikHiC1v2, whole genome shotgun sequence contains the following coding sequences:
- the LOC108083372 gene encoding uncharacterized protein isoform X1 produces the protein MAKKGGVQQLQADLASDEEFEKFLQRSGLLGTFKGDGTGAKITNPVATVSARYILGVVRPLPGHGGQPAEDQAGAGRRQPAAGHRKSLGIELGKSNHTHPHSYIQCKAGSISYLERFNKKSEPTWMFVTNGKAINIMFGTDVPKLVAMITRMLQSTMAKESHVSYEITELQPIELQQLEVRNRALRVAEEIELAESRRKRVEYLRSVTDCIMSNLPDIGITVFGPQVNRDMFKKLSEPADPLKIQCKDRKVFSISPADFATVNFAAENPLAPDVIEQLYDKELLMCFWKVEEVLGSPPTVLRQYAHELTKETIKPPDEFNEEEIIVPPMIVPLEVTVDILEPEINVDVEAEAEEVEEEQGGKQVDEIANDEDVEAAEADPSPAEPLPVAQPEEKQRRTKTIRIPPIWVPSDQRTHAALIYTYFRAQTSTFLPPDPVPEPPHIVMTFDAYKKKDLGVLLETCREDIPLYGFFTSDNPQTAVFIANSVEKYNAKPYVPTDKIVLKVNKVRSPTIPTLMAYGPSYVSTNSVVGHKEASQFFPANYKSAMQEEAELHAVKTEKPKKRKKVSHRTHVEHQFVLFVYIWIFPLQNKKGGDAEDNGKAEAGLADAQQEADDAAKTSPEEGASTTSSGEDSCESRPATADGTNPEGAVGS, from the exons ATGGCGAAGAAGGGTGGAGTGCAGCAGCTTCAGGCGGACCTGGCCTCGGACGAGGAGTTCGAGAAGTTCCTGCAGCGTTCCGGCCTGCTGGGTACGTTCAAAGGAGATGGGACTGGGGCAAAGATTACTAACCCTGTGGCAACCGTCAGTGCTCGATATATACTCGGAGTGGTGCGGCCCCTGCCTGGGCATGGTGGGCAGCCTGCGGAAGATCAAGCTGGAGCTGGGCGGCGACAACCTGCAGCTGGCCATCGTAAGAGCTTGGGGATAGAGTTGGGAAAGTCGAATCACACTCACCCACATTCATACATACAGTGCAAGGCGGGCTCCATCTCCTATCTGGAGCGGTTCAACAAGAAGAGCGAGCCCACCTGGATGTTCGTCACG AATGGCAAGGCCATCAACATCATGTTCGGCACGGACGTGCCCAAGCTGGTTGCCATGATCACCAGAATGCTGCAGTCGACAATGGCCAAGGAGTCACATGTGAGCTACGAAATCACCGAGCTGCAGCCGAtcgagctgcagcagctggaggtGCGCAACCGGGCGCTGCGAGTGGCCGAGGAGATCGAGCTGGCGGAGAGCCGGCGCAAGCGCGTCGAATACCTGCGCAGCGTCACAGACTGCATCATGAGCAACCTGCCCGACATCGGGATCACCGTCTTTGGGCCGCAGGTCAACCGCGACATGTTCAAAAAGCTCTCCGAGCCGGCCGATCCCCTCAAGATTCAGTGCAAGGACCGCAAGGTCTTCTCCATTTCGCCCGCTGACTTTGCAACGGTTAACTTTGCGGCCGAGAACCCGCTGGCCCCCGATGTGATCGAGCAGCTGTACGACAAGGAGCTGCTCATGTGCTTCTGGAAGGTTGAGGAGGTGCTCGGGAGTCCCCCGACAGTGCTGCGCCAGTATGCTCATGAGCTGACCAAGGAGACAATCAAGCCGCCGGACGAGTTCAATGAGGAGGAGATCATAGTTCCGCCAATGATTGTGCCGCTGGAGGTAACCGTGGATATTTTGGAGCCAG AAATAAATGTCGATGTAGAGGCAGAGGCGGAAGAGGTAGAGGAGGAGCAGGGCGGCAAGCAGGTGGATGAGATTGCCAACGACGAGGACGTAGAGGCGGCTGAGGCTGATCCGTCCCCGGCCGAACCCCTTCCAGTGGCACAGCCAGAGGAGAAGCAGCGCAGGACCAAAACCATCCGGATACCACCCATTTGGGTGCCCAGCGACCAGCGCACCCATGCAGCTCTCATTTACACGTACTTCCGCGCCCAGACATCCACATTTCTGCCACCCGATCCCGTTCCGGAACCCCCGCACATTGTGATGACCTTCGACGCCTACAAGAAGAAGGATCTCGGTGTGCTCCTCGAGACCTGTCGCGAGGACATCCCGCTCTACGGCTTCTTCACCAGCGACAATCCCCAAACGGCCGTCTTCATAGCGAACTCGGTGGAAAAGTACAATGCCAAGCCCTATGTCCC CACCGACAAAATAGTGCTGAAGGTGAACAAGGTAAGGAGTCCGACCATACCCACCCTAATGGCCTACGGTCCCAGCTATGTCAGCACAAACTCGGTGGTTGGCCACAAGGAGGCCAGCCAGTTCTTTCCGGCCAACTACAAGTCCGCCATGCAGGAGGAGGCCGAACTGCATGCCGTCAAGACCGAGAAGCCCAAGAAGCGCAAGAAGGTAAGCCACCGCACTCATGTTGAACACCAATTTGTGCTGTTCGTGTACATCTGGATATTTCCCCTGCAGAACAAGAAGGGCGGCGACGCAGAGGACAATGGAAAAGCGGAGGCCGGACTGGCGGATGCGCAACAGGAGGCGGACGATGCGGCCAAGACCTCGCCGGAGGAAGGTGCTTCCACGACGAGCAGCGGCGAAGATAGCTGCGAGTCGCGTCCAGCAACAGCCGATGGCACGAATCCCGAAGGAGCTGTGGGCTCCTAG
- the LOC108083372 gene encoding uncharacterized protein isoform X2 — protein sequence MAKKGGVQQLQADLASDEEFEKFLQRSGLLGTFKGDGTGAKITNPVATVSARYILGVVRPLPGHGGQPAEDQAGAGRRQPAAGHRKSLGIELGKSNHTHPHSYIQCKAGSISYLERFNKKSEPTWMFVTNGKAINIMFGTDVPKLVAMITRMLQSTMAKESHVSYEITELQPIELQQLEVRNRALRVAEEIELAESRRKRVEYLRSVTDCIMSNLPDIGITVFGPQVNRDMFKKLSEPADPLKIQCKDRKVFSISPADFATVNFAAENPLAPDVIEQLYDKELLMCFWKVEEVLGSPPTVLRQYAHELTKETIKPPDEFNEEEIIVPPMIVPLEVTVDILEPEINVDVEAEAEEVEEEQGGKQVDEIANDEDVEAAEADPSPAEPLPVAQPEEKQRRTKTIRIPPIWVPSDQRTHAALIYTYFRAQTSTFLPPDPVPEPPHIVMTFDAYKKKDLGVLLETCREDIPLYGFFTSDNPQTAVFIANSVEKYNAKPYVPTDKIVLKVNKVRSPTIPTLMAYGPSYVSTNSVVGHKEASQFFPANYKSAMQEEAELHAVKTEKPKKRKKNKKGGDAEDNGKAEAGLADAQQEADDAAKTSPEEGASTTSSGEDSCESRPATADGTNPEGAVGS from the exons ATGGCGAAGAAGGGTGGAGTGCAGCAGCTTCAGGCGGACCTGGCCTCGGACGAGGAGTTCGAGAAGTTCCTGCAGCGTTCCGGCCTGCTGGGTACGTTCAAAGGAGATGGGACTGGGGCAAAGATTACTAACCCTGTGGCAACCGTCAGTGCTCGATATATACTCGGAGTGGTGCGGCCCCTGCCTGGGCATGGTGGGCAGCCTGCGGAAGATCAAGCTGGAGCTGGGCGGCGACAACCTGCAGCTGGCCATCGTAAGAGCTTGGGGATAGAGTTGGGAAAGTCGAATCACACTCACCCACATTCATACATACAGTGCAAGGCGGGCTCCATCTCCTATCTGGAGCGGTTCAACAAGAAGAGCGAGCCCACCTGGATGTTCGTCACG AATGGCAAGGCCATCAACATCATGTTCGGCACGGACGTGCCCAAGCTGGTTGCCATGATCACCAGAATGCTGCAGTCGACAATGGCCAAGGAGTCACATGTGAGCTACGAAATCACCGAGCTGCAGCCGAtcgagctgcagcagctggaggtGCGCAACCGGGCGCTGCGAGTGGCCGAGGAGATCGAGCTGGCGGAGAGCCGGCGCAAGCGCGTCGAATACCTGCGCAGCGTCACAGACTGCATCATGAGCAACCTGCCCGACATCGGGATCACCGTCTTTGGGCCGCAGGTCAACCGCGACATGTTCAAAAAGCTCTCCGAGCCGGCCGATCCCCTCAAGATTCAGTGCAAGGACCGCAAGGTCTTCTCCATTTCGCCCGCTGACTTTGCAACGGTTAACTTTGCGGCCGAGAACCCGCTGGCCCCCGATGTGATCGAGCAGCTGTACGACAAGGAGCTGCTCATGTGCTTCTGGAAGGTTGAGGAGGTGCTCGGGAGTCCCCCGACAGTGCTGCGCCAGTATGCTCATGAGCTGACCAAGGAGACAATCAAGCCGCCGGACGAGTTCAATGAGGAGGAGATCATAGTTCCGCCAATGATTGTGCCGCTGGAGGTAACCGTGGATATTTTGGAGCCAG AAATAAATGTCGATGTAGAGGCAGAGGCGGAAGAGGTAGAGGAGGAGCAGGGCGGCAAGCAGGTGGATGAGATTGCCAACGACGAGGACGTAGAGGCGGCTGAGGCTGATCCGTCCCCGGCCGAACCCCTTCCAGTGGCACAGCCAGAGGAGAAGCAGCGCAGGACCAAAACCATCCGGATACCACCCATTTGGGTGCCCAGCGACCAGCGCACCCATGCAGCTCTCATTTACACGTACTTCCGCGCCCAGACATCCACATTTCTGCCACCCGATCCCGTTCCGGAACCCCCGCACATTGTGATGACCTTCGACGCCTACAAGAAGAAGGATCTCGGTGTGCTCCTCGAGACCTGTCGCGAGGACATCCCGCTCTACGGCTTCTTCACCAGCGACAATCCCCAAACGGCCGTCTTCATAGCGAACTCGGTGGAAAAGTACAATGCCAAGCCCTATGTCCC CACCGACAAAATAGTGCTGAAGGTGAACAAGGTAAGGAGTCCGACCATACCCACCCTAATGGCCTACGGTCCCAGCTATGTCAGCACAAACTCGGTGGTTGGCCACAAGGAGGCCAGCCAGTTCTTTCCGGCCAACTACAAGTCCGCCATGCAGGAGGAGGCCGAACTGCATGCCGTCAAGACCGAGAAGCCCAAGAAGCGCAAGAAG AACAAGAAGGGCGGCGACGCAGAGGACAATGGAAAAGCGGAGGCCGGACTGGCGGATGCGCAACAGGAGGCGGACGATGCGGCCAAGACCTCGCCGGAGGAAGGTGCTTCCACGACGAGCAGCGGCGAAGATAGCTGCGAGTCGCGTCCAGCAACAGCCGATGGCACGAATCCCGAAGGAGCTGTGGGCTCCTAG
- the LOC108083372 gene encoding uncharacterized protein isoform X5: MAKKGGVQQLQADLASDEEFEKFLQRSGLLVLDIYSEWCGPCLGMVGSLRKIKLELGGDNLQLAICKAGSISYLERFNKKSEPTWMFVTNGKAINIMFGTDVPKLVAMITRMLQSTMAKESHVSYEITELQPIELQQLEVRNRALRVAEEIELAESRRKRVEYLRSVTDCIMSNLPDIGITVFGPQVNRDMFKKLSEPADPLKIQCKDRKVFSISPADFATVNFAAENPLAPDVIEQLYDKELLMCFWKVEEVLGSPPTVLRQYAHELTKETIKPPDEFNEEEIIVPPMIVPLEVTVDILEPEINVDVEAEAEEVEEEQGGKQVDEIANDEDVEAAEADPSPAEPLPVAQPEEKQRRTKTIRIPPIWVPSDQRTHAALIYTYFRAQTSTFLPPDPVPEPPHIVMTFDAYKKKDLGVLLETCREDIPLYGFFTSDNPQTAVFIANSVEKYNAKPYVPTDKIVLKVNKVRSPTIPTLMAYGPSYVSTNSVVGHKEASQFFPANYKSAMQEEAELHAVKTEKPKKRKKNKKGGDAEDNGKAEAGLADAQQEADDAAKTSPEEGASTTSSGEDSCESRPATADGTNPEGAVGS; the protein is encoded by the exons ATGGCGAAGAAGGGTGGAGTGCAGCAGCTTCAGGCGGACCTGGCCTCGGACGAGGAGTTCGAGAAGTTCCTGCAGCGTTCCGGCCTGCTGG TGCTCGATATATACTCGGAGTGGTGCGGCCCCTGCCTGGGCATGGTGGGCAGCCTGCGGAAGATCAAGCTGGAGCTGGGCGGCGACAACCTGCAGCTGGCCATC TGCAAGGCGGGCTCCATCTCCTATCTGGAGCGGTTCAACAAGAAGAGCGAGCCCACCTGGATGTTCGTCACG AATGGCAAGGCCATCAACATCATGTTCGGCACGGACGTGCCCAAGCTGGTTGCCATGATCACCAGAATGCTGCAGTCGACAATGGCCAAGGAGTCACATGTGAGCTACGAAATCACCGAGCTGCAGCCGAtcgagctgcagcagctggaggtGCGCAACCGGGCGCTGCGAGTGGCCGAGGAGATCGAGCTGGCGGAGAGCCGGCGCAAGCGCGTCGAATACCTGCGCAGCGTCACAGACTGCATCATGAGCAACCTGCCCGACATCGGGATCACCGTCTTTGGGCCGCAGGTCAACCGCGACATGTTCAAAAAGCTCTCCGAGCCGGCCGATCCCCTCAAGATTCAGTGCAAGGACCGCAAGGTCTTCTCCATTTCGCCCGCTGACTTTGCAACGGTTAACTTTGCGGCCGAGAACCCGCTGGCCCCCGATGTGATCGAGCAGCTGTACGACAAGGAGCTGCTCATGTGCTTCTGGAAGGTTGAGGAGGTGCTCGGGAGTCCCCCGACAGTGCTGCGCCAGTATGCTCATGAGCTGACCAAGGAGACAATCAAGCCGCCGGACGAGTTCAATGAGGAGGAGATCATAGTTCCGCCAATGATTGTGCCGCTGGAGGTAACCGTGGATATTTTGGAGCCAG AAATAAATGTCGATGTAGAGGCAGAGGCGGAAGAGGTAGAGGAGGAGCAGGGCGGCAAGCAGGTGGATGAGATTGCCAACGACGAGGACGTAGAGGCGGCTGAGGCTGATCCGTCCCCGGCCGAACCCCTTCCAGTGGCACAGCCAGAGGAGAAGCAGCGCAGGACCAAAACCATCCGGATACCACCCATTTGGGTGCCCAGCGACCAGCGCACCCATGCAGCTCTCATTTACACGTACTTCCGCGCCCAGACATCCACATTTCTGCCACCCGATCCCGTTCCGGAACCCCCGCACATTGTGATGACCTTCGACGCCTACAAGAAGAAGGATCTCGGTGTGCTCCTCGAGACCTGTCGCGAGGACATCCCGCTCTACGGCTTCTTCACCAGCGACAATCCCCAAACGGCCGTCTTCATAGCGAACTCGGTGGAAAAGTACAATGCCAAGCCCTATGTCCC CACCGACAAAATAGTGCTGAAGGTGAACAAGGTAAGGAGTCCGACCATACCCACCCTAATGGCCTACGGTCCCAGCTATGTCAGCACAAACTCGGTGGTTGGCCACAAGGAGGCCAGCCAGTTCTTTCCGGCCAACTACAAGTCCGCCATGCAGGAGGAGGCCGAACTGCATGCCGTCAAGACCGAGAAGCCCAAGAAGCGCAAGAAG AACAAGAAGGGCGGCGACGCAGAGGACAATGGAAAAGCGGAGGCCGGACTGGCGGATGCGCAACAGGAGGCGGACGATGCGGCCAAGACCTCGCCGGAGGAAGGTGCTTCCACGACGAGCAGCGGCGAAGATAGCTGCGAGTCGCGTCCAGCAACAGCCGATGGCACGAATCCCGAAGGAGCTGTGGGCTCCTAG
- the LOC108083372 gene encoding uncharacterized protein isoform X3, which translates to MAKKGGVQQLQADLASDEEFEKFLQRSGLLVLDIYSEWCGPCLGMVGSLRKIKLELGGDNLQLAICKAGSISYLERFNKKSEPTWMFVTNGKAINIMFGTDVPKLVAMITRMLQSTMAKESHVSYEITELQPIELQQLEVRNRALRVAEEIELAESRRKRVEYLRSVTDCIMSNLPDIGITVFGPQVNRDMFKKLSEPADPLKIQCKDRKVFSISPADFATVNFAAENPLAPDVIEQLYDKELLMCFWKVEEVLGSPPTVLRQYAHELTKETIKPPDEFNEEEIIVPPMIVPLEVTVDILEPEINVDVEAEAEEVEEEQGGKQVDEIANDEDVEAAEADPSPAEPLPVAQPEEKQRRTKTIRIPPIWVPSDQRTHAALIYTYFRAQTSTFLPPDPVPEPPHIVMTFDAYKKKDLGVLLETCREDIPLYGFFTSDNPQTAVFIANSVEKYNAKPYVPTDKIVLKVNKVRSPTIPTLMAYGPSYVSTNSVVGHKEASQFFPANYKSAMQEEAELHAVKTEKPKKRKKVSHRTHVEHQFVLFVYIWIFPLQNKKGGDAEDNGKAEAGLADAQQEADDAAKTSPEEGASTTSSGEDSCESRPATADGTNPEGAVGS; encoded by the exons ATGGCGAAGAAGGGTGGAGTGCAGCAGCTTCAGGCGGACCTGGCCTCGGACGAGGAGTTCGAGAAGTTCCTGCAGCGTTCCGGCCTGCTGG TGCTCGATATATACTCGGAGTGGTGCGGCCCCTGCCTGGGCATGGTGGGCAGCCTGCGGAAGATCAAGCTGGAGCTGGGCGGCGACAACCTGCAGCTGGCCATC TGCAAGGCGGGCTCCATCTCCTATCTGGAGCGGTTCAACAAGAAGAGCGAGCCCACCTGGATGTTCGTCACG AATGGCAAGGCCATCAACATCATGTTCGGCACGGACGTGCCCAAGCTGGTTGCCATGATCACCAGAATGCTGCAGTCGACAATGGCCAAGGAGTCACATGTGAGCTACGAAATCACCGAGCTGCAGCCGAtcgagctgcagcagctggaggtGCGCAACCGGGCGCTGCGAGTGGCCGAGGAGATCGAGCTGGCGGAGAGCCGGCGCAAGCGCGTCGAATACCTGCGCAGCGTCACAGACTGCATCATGAGCAACCTGCCCGACATCGGGATCACCGTCTTTGGGCCGCAGGTCAACCGCGACATGTTCAAAAAGCTCTCCGAGCCGGCCGATCCCCTCAAGATTCAGTGCAAGGACCGCAAGGTCTTCTCCATTTCGCCCGCTGACTTTGCAACGGTTAACTTTGCGGCCGAGAACCCGCTGGCCCCCGATGTGATCGAGCAGCTGTACGACAAGGAGCTGCTCATGTGCTTCTGGAAGGTTGAGGAGGTGCTCGGGAGTCCCCCGACAGTGCTGCGCCAGTATGCTCATGAGCTGACCAAGGAGACAATCAAGCCGCCGGACGAGTTCAATGAGGAGGAGATCATAGTTCCGCCAATGATTGTGCCGCTGGAGGTAACCGTGGATATTTTGGAGCCAG AAATAAATGTCGATGTAGAGGCAGAGGCGGAAGAGGTAGAGGAGGAGCAGGGCGGCAAGCAGGTGGATGAGATTGCCAACGACGAGGACGTAGAGGCGGCTGAGGCTGATCCGTCCCCGGCCGAACCCCTTCCAGTGGCACAGCCAGAGGAGAAGCAGCGCAGGACCAAAACCATCCGGATACCACCCATTTGGGTGCCCAGCGACCAGCGCACCCATGCAGCTCTCATTTACACGTACTTCCGCGCCCAGACATCCACATTTCTGCCACCCGATCCCGTTCCGGAACCCCCGCACATTGTGATGACCTTCGACGCCTACAAGAAGAAGGATCTCGGTGTGCTCCTCGAGACCTGTCGCGAGGACATCCCGCTCTACGGCTTCTTCACCAGCGACAATCCCCAAACGGCCGTCTTCATAGCGAACTCGGTGGAAAAGTACAATGCCAAGCCCTATGTCCC CACCGACAAAATAGTGCTGAAGGTGAACAAGGTAAGGAGTCCGACCATACCCACCCTAATGGCCTACGGTCCCAGCTATGTCAGCACAAACTCGGTGGTTGGCCACAAGGAGGCCAGCCAGTTCTTTCCGGCCAACTACAAGTCCGCCATGCAGGAGGAGGCCGAACTGCATGCCGTCAAGACCGAGAAGCCCAAGAAGCGCAAGAAGGTAAGCCACCGCACTCATGTTGAACACCAATTTGTGCTGTTCGTGTACATCTGGATATTTCCCCTGCAGAACAAGAAGGGCGGCGACGCAGAGGACAATGGAAAAGCGGAGGCCGGACTGGCGGATGCGCAACAGGAGGCGGACGATGCGGCCAAGACCTCGCCGGAGGAAGGTGCTTCCACGACGAGCAGCGGCGAAGATAGCTGCGAGTCGCGTCCAGCAACAGCCGATGGCACGAATCCCGAAGGAGCTGTGGGCTCCTAG
- the LOC108083372 gene encoding uncharacterized protein isoform X4 has product MAKKGGVQQLQADLASDEEFEKFLQRSGLLGTFKGDGTGAKITNPVATVSARYILGVVRPLPGHGGQPAEDQAGAGRRQPAAGHRKSLGIELGKSNHTHPHSYIQCKAGSISYLERFNKKSEPTWMFVTNGKAINIMFGTDVPKLVAMITRMLQSTMAKESHVSYEITELQPIELQQLEVRNRALRVAEEIELAESRRKRVEYLRSVTDCIMSNLPDIGITVFGPQVNRDMFKKLSEPADPLKIQCKDRKVFSISPADFATVNFAAENPLAPDVIEQLYDKELLMCFWKVEEVLGSPPTVLRQYAHELTKETIKPPDEFNEEEIIVPPMIVPLEK; this is encoded by the exons ATGGCGAAGAAGGGTGGAGTGCAGCAGCTTCAGGCGGACCTGGCCTCGGACGAGGAGTTCGAGAAGTTCCTGCAGCGTTCCGGCCTGCTGGGTACGTTCAAAGGAGATGGGACTGGGGCAAAGATTACTAACCCTGTGGCAACCGTCAGTGCTCGATATATACTCGGAGTGGTGCGGCCCCTGCCTGGGCATGGTGGGCAGCCTGCGGAAGATCAAGCTGGAGCTGGGCGGCGACAACCTGCAGCTGGCCATCGTAAGAGCTTGGGGATAGAGTTGGGAAAGTCGAATCACACTCACCCACATTCATACATACAGTGCAAGGCGGGCTCCATCTCCTATCTGGAGCGGTTCAACAAGAAGAGCGAGCCCACCTGGATGTTCGTCACG AATGGCAAGGCCATCAACATCATGTTCGGCACGGACGTGCCCAAGCTGGTTGCCATGATCACCAGAATGCTGCAGTCGACAATGGCCAAGGAGTCACATGTGAGCTACGAAATCACCGAGCTGCAGCCGAtcgagctgcagcagctggaggtGCGCAACCGGGCGCTGCGAGTGGCCGAGGAGATCGAGCTGGCGGAGAGCCGGCGCAAGCGCGTCGAATACCTGCGCAGCGTCACAGACTGCATCATGAGCAACCTGCCCGACATCGGGATCACCGTCTTTGGGCCGCAGGTCAACCGCGACATGTTCAAAAAGCTCTCCGAGCCGGCCGATCCCCTCAAGATTCAGTGCAAGGACCGCAAGGTCTTCTCCATTTCGCCCGCTGACTTTGCAACGGTTAACTTTGCGGCCGAGAACCCGCTGGCCCCCGATGTGATCGAGCAGCTGTACGACAAGGAGCTGCTCATGTGCTTCTGGAAGGTTGAGGAGGTGCTCGGGAGTCCCCCGACAGTGCTGCGCCAGTATGCTCATGAGCTGACCAAGGAGACAATCAAGCCGCCGGACGAGTTCAATGAGGAGGAGATCATAGTTCCGCCAATGATTGTGCCGCTGGAG AAATAA
- the Naa20A gene encoding N-alpha-acetyltransferase 20 — protein MTTLRPFTCDDLFKFNNVNFDPLTETYGLSFYTQYLAKWPEYFQLAESPSGQIMGYIMGKVEGHMDNWHGHVTALTVSPDYRRLGLAALLMSFLEDISEKKRAYFVDLFVRKSNQVAINMYKNLGYIIYRTILEYYSGDQDEDAYDMRKAMSRDVNKKSVIPYTQPVTMRELRRQMRHDHN, from the exons ATGACCACGCTGCGACCCTTCACCTGCGACGACCTCTTCAAGTTCAACAATGT GAACTTCGACCCACTTACGGAGACCTACGGCCTGTCCTTCTACACCCAGTACCTGGCCAAGTGGCCGGAGTACTTCCAGCTGGCGGAGTCACCCAGCGGCCAGATCATGGGCTACA TTATGGGCAAAGTGGAGGGCCACATGGACAACTGGCATGGGCATGTGACGGCGCTGACGGTGTCCCCCGACTACCGCAGACTGGGCCTGGCCGCGCTGCTTATGAGCTTCCTTGAGGACATTTCGGAGAA GAAGCGGGCATACTTCGTGGATCTGTTTGTACGAAAGAGCAACCAGGTGGCGATCAATATGTACAAAAACCTGGGCTACATCATCTACCGCACCATACTCGAGTACTATTCGGGCGACCAGGACGAGGATGCGTACG ATATGAGAAAGGCCATGTCCAGGGACGTGAACAAGAAGTCGGTCATACCGTACACGCAGCCT GTCACAATGCGCGAGCTGCGCCGCCAAATGAGACACGACCACAACTAA
- the MKP-4 gene encoding dual specificity protein phosphatase MPK-4 — MAQYQPQARSSASCTTGGKPHDSGALTREDFDGGPVSIDEIETGLFLGNLTAATHMETLRSFKITHILTLDSVPLPQHILEASFLTTKYIQIADMPREDILQHLEGCVDFISSALTQKGNVLVHCYFGVSRSSSTVIAYMMKHHNLDFLPAYELVKAKRRFVQPNAGFVSQLKLFRRMGCKIDPSYQRYKIHRLRLAGEQMRKAKILPQSFHSVVRPDPDITRENPEPIVFRCRRCRRVLASKSHVLEHKPRDRPPQESSPPAPKEEMPNAQAQSENQSGPRMLEQLAERIRQSSLGSPGHEGAPNHCRSILFVEPIAWMHRIMLNTQGRLYCPKCEQKLGNFSWINACKCPCGETMTPAFYLIPSKVELSKAVQNVQTTV, encoded by the exons ATGGCGCAGTACCAGCCACAGGCAAGGTCCTCCGCCTCCTGCACGACGGGTGGCAAGCCGCACGATTCGGGGGCTCTGACGCGCGAGGACTTTGACGGCGGGCCCGTTAGCATCGACGAGATCGAGACGGGCCTGTTTCTGG GCAACCTGACGGCGGCCACCCACATGGAGACGCTGCGCTCCTTCAAGATCACACACATCCTCACCCTTGACTCGGTGCCCCTGCCGCAGCACATACTGGAGGCGAGCTTCCTCACCACCAAGTACATTCAGA TTGCCGACATGCCGCGCGAGGACATCCTGCAGCATTTGGAGGGCTGCGTGGATTTCATCAGCTCCGCCCTAACCCAGAAGGGTAATGTGCTGGTGCACTG CTACTTTGGGGTGAGCCGCAGCTCCTCCACGGTCATCGCCTACATGATGAAGCACCACAATCTGGACTTCCTGCCCGCCTACGAGCTGGTCAAGGCCAAGCGCCGCTTTGTCCAGCCCAACGCGGGCTTCGTCAGCCAACTGAAACTCTTCCGCCGCATGGGCTGCAAAATTGATCCCAGCTATCAGCGCTACAAGATCCACCGCCTGCGCCTCGCCGGCGAGCAGATGCGCAAGGCAAAGATACTGCCACAGAGCTTCCACAGCGTTGTGCGTCCGGATCCGGACATAACGCGCGAGAACCCAGAGCCGATTGTGTttcgctgtcgtcgctgccgtCGTGTTCTGGCCTCCAAGTCACACGTGCTGGAGCACAAGCCGCGCGACAGGCCGCCGCAGGAGTCGTCCCCACCTGCTCCAAAAGAGGAAATGCCCAATGCCCAGGCCCAGTCGGAGAACCAGAGCGGGCCCCGCATGCTGGAGCAGCTGGCCGAGCGCATCCGGCAGTCATCGCTCGGTTCGCCCGGACATGAGGGCGCGCCCAACCATTGCCGGAGCATCTTGTTTGTGGAGCCCATTGCCTGGATGCACCGCATCATGCTGAACACCCAGGGTCGCCTGTACTGTCCCAAGTGCGAGCAGAAGCTGGGCAACTTCAGCTGGATCAACG CCTGCAAGTGTCCATGCGGGGAGACAATGACCCCGGCATTTTATCTAATACCTTCCAAGGTGGAGCTTTCCAAGGCCGTGCAGAATGTGCAGACCACAGTTTAG